A genomic region of Ornithorhynchus anatinus isolate Pmale09 chromosome 7, mOrnAna1.pri.v4, whole genome shotgun sequence contains the following coding sequences:
- the GOLT1A gene encoding vesicle transport protein GOT1A, with amino-acid sequence MVTITEWQKIGVGTAGFGIFFIFLGILLHFDSVLVAFGNLLFLSGLSFIIGLRRTFGFFFQRQKFKATSFFLGGVIVVLLRWPLLGMILETYGFINLFKGFFPVAFGFLGSVTNIPLLSPLFRRLQGTSSMV; translated from the exons ATGGTGACCATCACCGAATGGCAGA AGATCGGCGTGGGCACCGCAGGCTTCGggatcttcttcatcttcttgggGATACTCTTGCACTTTGACTCGGTGCTTGTGGCCTTCGGAAAC CTCCTGTTCCTCTCCGGCCTCTCCTTCATCAtcggactcagaaggacctttgGCTTCTTCTTCCAACGGCAGAAGTTCAAGGCCACCAGCTTCTTCCTGGGTGGTGTGATCGTTGTTCTCCTACGCTGGCCTCTCCTGGGGATGATTCTGGAGACTTACGGTTTCATCAATCTCTTCAA GGGATTTTTTCCAGTCGCCTTTGGCTTCCTCGGCTCAGTCACAAACATCCCACTCCTGAGTCCG CTGTTCCGCAGGCTTCAAGGCACCAGCTCCATGGTCTGA